A region from the Lentisphaera profundi genome encodes:
- a CDS encoding ATP-binding protein, with amino-acid sequence MLNRSLQTRFFFVITAIVFFATVTSVALITINGYQFRKKNLEDQSYVLAGIMGQNASAAIEFGNQDDAITILQSLEGVNSIDSIAIYVEGEKFAHYASSVKMIPEFKMKELDDAFTYAEDKLYVKRDIIYDGEFLGTVVIVDDLDSLSGPFYKSLNFVISVFIVVILVSSFLSFKILKKLISPLIHLSDTARKVSQYHTYNLRAEYKGRDEIGELTSSFNEMLTEIQAREDTINRERNKAEQRAVEAEDANKRAEIQFDQRLVAESANKMKSEFLANVSHEIRTPMNAILGFSELLEKEVQQEGPLEYVQAINSSGRSLLHLINDILDLSKVEAGKLELSFSNVDLRSVVNEFTTVFSREIEKKGLELIVVVDDSVPDLVFLDEVRIRQILFNLIGNAIKFTNEGYIKVAVKAELKPSGLVDLDFTVEDTGVGIGEEANRKIFGAFNQASAEISKEYGGTGLGLSICKELSQLMGGVISLASEKGKGSVFTVSLKSVKVELKPKREEQPLKLENKYKFEASRILIVDDTFLNRMLLKEFLKEFPFELAEAENGQEALDILEDFDADLILMDMKMPIMDGRQATAKIKSSALLKHKPVIAVTASAMKASEDEISELCDDFLRKPFKMDDLLVLLLRYLKHS; translated from the coding sequence ATGTTAAATCGTAGTTTACAGACTCGCTTCTTTTTTGTGATAACAGCCATCGTTTTTTTTGCAACGGTTACATCGGTCGCATTGATTACTATTAATGGCTATCAATTTAGGAAGAAAAATTTAGAAGATCAATCCTATGTCTTAGCAGGTATAATGGGTCAGAATGCGAGTGCCGCCATTGAGTTTGGTAATCAAGATGATGCCATTACAATACTTCAGTCACTGGAAGGGGTTAATTCGATCGATTCAATTGCCATCTATGTTGAGGGGGAGAAATTTGCTCATTATGCATCTTCAGTGAAAATGATTCCAGAATTTAAAATGAAAGAATTGGATGACGCCTTCACTTACGCAGAGGATAAACTCTATGTCAAAAGGGATATTATCTATGATGGAGAGTTTTTGGGGACGGTTGTCATTGTAGATGATTTAGATAGTTTGAGCGGCCCTTTCTATAAGAGTCTTAATTTTGTTATATCTGTATTTATCGTCGTCATATTAGTTTCCAGTTTTTTGAGTTTCAAGATCTTAAAAAAATTGATATCGCCTCTGATTCATCTTTCGGATACGGCACGTAAAGTTTCGCAGTATCATACATATAATTTAAGAGCTGAGTATAAAGGTAGAGATGAGATAGGTGAATTGACTAGTTCATTTAATGAGATGTTGACAGAAATTCAAGCTCGTGAAGATACCATAAATCGCGAGCGAAATAAGGCCGAGCAAAGAGCTGTAGAAGCTGAAGATGCTAATAAGAGGGCGGAGATACAGTTTGATCAGAGATTAGTCGCAGAGTCAGCAAATAAAATGAAGAGTGAATTTTTGGCGAATGTGAGTCATGAAATTAGAACTCCGATGAATGCAATTTTAGGCTTTAGTGAACTATTGGAAAAAGAAGTTCAACAGGAGGGGCCACTAGAATATGTACAAGCAATTAATAGTAGTGGACGTTCTTTGCTTCATTTAATAAATGATATCTTAGATTTATCTAAAGTTGAGGCTGGGAAGTTAGAGTTGAGCTTTAGCAATGTAGATTTGCGATCCGTGGTGAATGAATTCACGACAGTTTTTTCACGCGAAATCGAAAAGAAGGGGCTAGAGTTGATTGTGGTAGTGGATGACTCTGTCCCCGATTTGGTTTTTTTAGACGAGGTTAGGATTCGTCAGATACTTTTTAATCTTATTGGCAATGCGATTAAATTTACAAATGAAGGCTATATCAAGGTAGCGGTGAAAGCGGAATTAAAGCCTAGTGGTCTAGTCGATTTAGATTTTACAGTGGAAGATACTGGGGTAGGTATTGGAGAAGAAGCCAACCGTAAGATTTTTGGAGCGTTTAATCAGGCATCGGCAGAGATAAGTAAAGAGTATGGCGGTACGGGACTAGGTTTAAGTATTTGTAAAGAGCTCTCGCAATTAATGGGTGGTGTTATTAGTTTAGCTTCAGAGAAAGGGAAAGGTTCAGTGTTTACGGTGAGTCTTAAGTCTGTGAAAGTTGAATTGAAACCCAAAAGAGAAGAACAGCCACTTAAGCTTGAAAATAAGTATAAATTTGAGGCTTCACGGATACTTATAGTAGATGATACTTTTTTAAATCGTATGCTCCTAAAAGAATTTTTGAAGGAGTTTCCATTTGAGTTAGCGGAAGCAGAAAATGGCCAAGAAGCCTTAGATATCTTGGAGGATTTTGATGCAGATTTAATCTTGATGGACATGAAGATGCCTATTATGGATGGTCGCCAGGCAACAGCAAAAATAAAATCATCAGCATTATTGAAGCATAAGCCAGTGATAGCGGTGACGGCTTCAGCAATGAAAGCAAGTGAAGATGAGATTAGTGAACTCTGTGATGACTTTCTTAGAAAGCCTTTCAAGATGGATGATTTACTTGTTCTCTTATTGCGTTACCTAAAACATTCATAA
- a CDS encoding YfiR family protein, whose amino-acid sequence MYKIFRNLSFLLLVLCTSALGGDTVPRTESEVKAAFLFTFLKYLEHSGNKTEPIIITVVGKDPFSGALKKYAGRQVKGREVKLVYLDHNIKDIEKGSKSHLLYIDDSAILLQKKVLKLYEPYKPLTIADNEWFLESGGMINFVTMSRKIRWEVNHQVIKKNDIAISSKVLRLAVNKENK is encoded by the coding sequence ATGTATAAAATTTTTAGGAATCTTAGTTTTTTGTTACTGGTGTTGTGCACTAGTGCTTTGGGCGGGGATACTGTGCCTCGTACAGAGAGTGAAGTTAAGGCCGCCTTCTTGTTTACATTCTTAAAATACCTTGAGCACAGTGGAAATAAAACAGAACCGATCATTATCACTGTTGTAGGTAAAGATCCTTTTTCTGGAGCATTAAAAAAATATGCCGGGCGACAGGTTAAGGGTCGCGAAGTAAAACTAGTTTATCTAGATCACAATATTAAAGACATTGAAAAAGGGAGCAAGTCTCATTTACTTTACATAGATGATAGTGCGATTCTTCTACAGAAAAAAGTGCTCAAGCTCTATGAACCTTATAAGCCCCTGACAATTGCAGACAATGAGTGGTTCTTAGAATCAGGAGGCATGATTAATTTTGTGACGATGTCACGTAAGATTCGCTGGGAAGTGAATCATCAAGTAATTAAAAAAAATGATATTGCTATTTCTTCAAAAGTACTGCGTCTCGCAGTTAATAAGGAGAATAAGTGA
- the hisH gene encoding imidazole glycerol phosphate synthase subunit HisH, with amino-acid sequence MITVIDYGAGNLRSVCLALESINVPWTISADPKEISAAERVIFPGVGAAASAIKVLQEKGLEQAIKDYVASGKPFLGICLGTQIIFNFSEEDQGTECLGLIPGNVIHFDFPQDEKRSVPHMGWNQVNFSKPHPLFKDIENGSNFYFVHSYYPCPEDKTMAIASTDYGSISFTCAITKNNLIATQFHPEKSGRHGLQLLKNFSTWDGTNNAK; translated from the coding sequence ATGATCACAGTAATCGATTACGGTGCAGGAAACCTACGCTCCGTCTGTCTCGCTCTTGAAAGTATCAATGTCCCATGGACCATCAGTGCAGACCCCAAAGAAATCAGTGCCGCCGAACGAGTCATTTTTCCGGGCGTCGGAGCAGCGGCCTCTGCAATTAAAGTTTTACAAGAAAAAGGCTTAGAACAAGCCATCAAAGATTACGTAGCTTCAGGCAAGCCCTTCTTGGGCATCTGCTTAGGCACGCAAATAATCTTTAATTTTTCTGAAGAAGACCAAGGCACCGAGTGTTTAGGCTTAATACCTGGTAATGTCATCCACTTTGACTTTCCTCAGGACGAAAAAAGATCCGTCCCTCACATGGGCTGGAATCAGGTGAACTTTTCTAAGCCGCACCCTCTTTTCAAAGACATCGAAAACGGGAGTAACTTTTATTTTGTTCACTCTTACTACCCTTGCCCCGAAGACAAAACCATGGCGATAGCATCGACTGATTATGGCTCTATTTCATTCACCTGCGCCATCACTAAAAATAATCTTATAGCGACTCAATTTCACCCTGAAAAAAGCGGTCGTCACGGACTTCAATTACTCAAAAATTTCTCAACATGGGACGGAACTAACAATGCTAAATAA
- the hisF gene encoding imidazole glycerol phosphate synthase subunit HisF, producing the protein MLNKRLIVCLDVRNKKVTKGIKFKGNVDIGDPVEMACQYVNDGVDELVFYDITASAEQRPIDLDMVRDVAKNVFIPFSVGGGIRNVDDMRNVLLAGAEKVSLNSLAVRDPQIIHQGAQLFGKQCIVLGMDAQKVEKSEKFPSGYQVVIHGGRTETEKDALAWAQEAEQLGAGEICLNSIDADGMKQGYDLELTQLISKSVQIPVIASGGAGDSEHLIAVLSQTHAEAALVASMVHYGTHTCSGIKEDLNNAQIPTRMDW; encoded by the coding sequence ATGCTAAATAAACGCCTCATTGTCTGCCTAGATGTACGTAATAAAAAAGTCACCAAAGGAATCAAATTCAAAGGCAACGTAGACATCGGTGATCCGGTGGAGATGGCTTGTCAATACGTAAATGATGGCGTCGACGAACTCGTTTTTTACGACATCACTGCCTCTGCTGAGCAACGCCCCATCGATCTTGATATGGTTCGCGATGTCGCAAAAAATGTCTTCATCCCCTTCTCTGTAGGAGGAGGAATCAGAAATGTAGATGACATGCGCAATGTACTTCTAGCTGGCGCCGAAAAAGTAAGCTTAAACTCTCTTGCCGTGCGAGATCCGCAAATCATCCACCAAGGAGCTCAACTCTTTGGCAAACAATGTATTGTTTTAGGCATGGATGCTCAGAAAGTTGAAAAATCTGAGAAATTCCCAAGTGGCTATCAAGTTGTTATCCACGGCGGAAGAACTGAAACCGAAAAAGATGCTTTAGCATGGGCTCAAGAAGCTGAACAACTAGGTGCAGGAGAAATCTGCTTAAACTCTATTGATGCTGATGGTATGAAACAAGGCTACGATTTAGAACTAACTCAATTAATTTCTAAATCGGTTCAAATTCCGGTTATTGCCAGTGGTGGCGCGGGGGACTCAGAACATCTTATAGCCGTCCTCTCTCAAACCCATGCCGAAGCAGCATTAGTCGCCAGTATGGTTCACTACGGAACACATACTTGCTCAGGCATCAAAGAAGACTTGAATAATGCTCAGATTCCTACCCGTATGGATTGGTAA
- the dnaE gene encoding DNA polymerase III subunit alpha, with protein sequence MSNSPYVPLHNHTDFSMLQSACTMPALIKRLEKGGFKAAALTDFGNMCGSIAFTNGLKKIGIQPILGCFIYLNNSRTQNPSNMSSFNGLILLAKNNIGYQNLCKINAHSHLEGFHIKPRIDRAFLRQHCEGIIAIIPFHNSDIASDYDNNADPSNSLNFYIDVFGKEHLFLELQKHKRAGDEEKYPKVISLAKENNIGLVASQTVFYPEEKMAIPHDIVCCVGEKTVHDPQKLRYPEKNYYLHLPEEMEELFSDIPEALENTRKIAALCDVEFDIREHYPIYPMTNNRTQEQHLLEICVEGLEKRYNLDHKNPKDKREKEIVERTDFELGVIHKAGYDSYFLVVWDFINWSKTNGIPVGPGRGSGAGSIVAYLTGITNIDPIEYNLLFERFLNPERISPPDFDIDFCERRRPEVIDYVRNKYGREKVAQIGTYGTMKAKAVIKDVTRALGYEHTRADQITKLIPEDLKITLHKALFDPKIKSEELIALKDGEEWVKQIIDNAMPLEGLNRNMGIHACGVIIGDQDLTNLIPLMAGANGEVVTQFSAGPCEDLGLLKMDFLGLRTLTLIKDTLGLIRKNHGVEIDIETIPIDDRKTYKLFQEGKTTAVFQYESAGMQKYMKELQPTVFPDLIAMNALYRPGPIAYIPSFIERKHGREEITYDCEGMDEYLKETYGITVYQEQVMLLSQKLGSFTKGEADTLRKAMGKKKMDLLAQLKPKFLDQGEANGHNRKKLEETWEKWEAFASYAFNKSHSTCYAWVAYQTAYLKSHYPAEFMAAVMTSELGNADKITFFLEECRNLGIKVLPPHVNKSQVSFSVENGAIRFALGAIKGVGTAASETIVKLRDQGEYESFMNLCERVGHTNVSRKVLEGIIAAGGMDEFGNKRSALTQFIDRALEHSSSKANDLAMGQMSLFADIEEVNTISPDDNMPEWDLRYKLDLEKTLLGFYATGHPVGEHKQLIKKFSSASIAKLKSQSEDRVAARLGVMISNLNLRKTKKGKTFASFNAEDLSDGIECICWDYDKNSEALQENATILIDAEFAREPRTQLIVRNAMPIHQSVSAYTEQTLIIIQEENLLPENEEKFKALCTENINIVNDYEQRLLAQTALNMVHKNQSDLLPKFEKYLTDCFSQNSNRLQLEQLITTADFACFNQNTLLQPDQKRKLLHFLKDIRSTHKLYIRVLTKDDKEIWLEPSNAKNFLPTWDFINDVNDILGMGSIKIKASPYQGEIRKQYRPASSK encoded by the coding sequence ATGAGTAACAGCCCGTACGTACCCCTCCATAACCATACAGATTTCAGTATGCTGCAATCTGCCTGTACCATGCCTGCACTTATTAAAAGATTGGAGAAAGGAGGCTTTAAAGCTGCCGCTCTAACTGACTTTGGAAATATGTGTGGTTCGATTGCTTTCACTAATGGGCTCAAGAAAATTGGCATCCAGCCTATCCTTGGCTGTTTCATTTATCTAAACAATTCAAGAACTCAAAACCCTAGTAACATGAGTTCCTTCAATGGTTTGATCCTTTTGGCCAAAAATAACATTGGCTATCAAAACTTATGTAAAATCAATGCCCACTCACACCTAGAGGGTTTTCATATTAAACCGCGCATTGATCGCGCATTCCTACGACAGCACTGCGAAGGAATTATCGCCATAATCCCCTTTCACAATAGTGATATCGCCTCGGATTATGACAATAACGCCGACCCCAGTAATTCTCTGAATTTCTACATAGACGTATTCGGGAAAGAGCACCTCTTCCTAGAACTACAGAAACATAAACGCGCCGGCGACGAAGAGAAATACCCCAAAGTCATCAGTCTTGCTAAAGAAAACAATATCGGATTAGTTGCCTCACAGACAGTCTTTTACCCAGAAGAAAAAATGGCCATTCCTCACGATATAGTCTGCTGCGTTGGTGAAAAAACAGTTCATGACCCCCAAAAGCTCCGTTACCCAGAAAAGAATTACTACCTTCACCTCCCTGAAGAGATGGAAGAGCTTTTCTCTGATATCCCAGAAGCACTAGAGAACACTCGAAAAATCGCAGCTTTATGTGATGTCGAATTTGATATTCGCGAGCATTACCCCATCTACCCGATGACTAATAACCGCACTCAAGAGCAACACCTCCTAGAAATCTGTGTAGAGGGCTTAGAAAAACGCTATAATCTTGATCACAAAAACCCTAAGGATAAACGCGAAAAAGAGATCGTTGAACGAACAGACTTTGAATTAGGCGTCATCCATAAGGCCGGCTACGACTCCTATTTCTTAGTAGTTTGGGACTTTATAAATTGGTCAAAAACAAATGGCATTCCCGTAGGCCCAGGTCGTGGATCTGGCGCCGGATCAATCGTGGCCTACCTCACCGGCATTACCAATATTGATCCTATTGAATACAACTTGCTTTTCGAACGTTTCCTCAACCCCGAACGTATCTCCCCTCCGGATTTTGATATTGACTTTTGCGAGCGTCGCAGACCCGAAGTTATTGACTACGTACGCAATAAATACGGACGTGAAAAAGTAGCCCAAATTGGTACCTATGGCACCATGAAAGCCAAAGCAGTTATTAAAGATGTCACTCGTGCGCTAGGCTATGAACACACTCGTGCCGACCAAATAACAAAGCTCATACCCGAAGACTTAAAAATCACTTTACACAAAGCTCTATTTGACCCGAAAATAAAAAGTGAAGAACTCATTGCGCTTAAAGATGGCGAAGAATGGGTAAAGCAAATTATTGATAATGCCATGCCCCTTGAAGGCCTTAATAGAAACATGGGTATCCATGCTTGTGGAGTTATTATTGGCGACCAAGACTTAACTAACCTGATACCGCTCATGGCTGGCGCCAATGGCGAGGTCGTCACTCAATTCTCTGCTGGTCCTTGCGAAGACTTAGGCCTCTTAAAGATGGACTTCTTAGGCCTCAGAACTCTGACTTTAATCAAAGATACACTTGGCCTCATCAGAAAGAATCACGGTGTCGAAATTGACATCGAAACCATCCCTATTGACGACAGAAAAACTTATAAGCTTTTCCAAGAAGGAAAAACGACAGCTGTATTCCAATATGAATCTGCAGGCATGCAGAAATATATGAAAGAGTTACAACCTACAGTTTTTCCTGACTTAATCGCCATGAATGCCCTGTATCGCCCCGGCCCCATTGCTTACATACCTTCTTTCATTGAACGTAAACATGGCCGCGAAGAAATCACCTATGACTGCGAAGGCATGGATGAATACCTTAAAGAAACTTACGGGATTACAGTTTACCAAGAACAGGTGATGTTACTTTCCCAAAAACTCGGTAGCTTCACTAAAGGCGAAGCCGATACACTCAGAAAGGCCATGGGTAAAAAGAAGATGGATCTTCTTGCTCAACTCAAGCCTAAGTTCCTTGACCAAGGCGAAGCTAATGGTCACAATCGTAAAAAACTGGAAGAAACTTGGGAAAAATGGGAAGCCTTTGCCTCTTACGCCTTTAATAAATCTCACTCAACTTGCTATGCATGGGTCGCCTATCAAACGGCTTACCTAAAATCTCACTACCCTGCTGAATTCATGGCCGCCGTTATGACTTCGGAACTTGGCAATGCTGATAAAATTACTTTTTTCTTAGAAGAATGCCGTAACTTGGGTATCAAAGTCCTCCCTCCACACGTCAATAAAAGCCAAGTCTCTTTCTCCGTAGAGAACGGCGCCATTCGTTTTGCTTTAGGCGCCATTAAAGGTGTCGGCACTGCCGCATCAGAAACCATTGTAAAACTCCGCGATCAAGGCGAATACGAAAGCTTCATGAACTTGTGTGAACGCGTAGGGCACACCAACGTCAGTCGCAAAGTCTTAGAAGGCATCATTGCAGCCGGAGGAATGGATGAATTTGGAAATAAACGCTCGGCTCTCACCCAGTTTATTGATAGAGCGTTAGAACACTCAAGCTCGAAGGCCAACGATTTAGCCATGGGACAAATGAGCCTTTTTGCAGATATTGAGGAAGTCAATACTATTTCTCCTGATGATAACATGCCTGAATGGGACCTACGCTATAAGCTAGACCTGGAAAAAACACTTTTAGGTTTCTATGCCACAGGCCACCCTGTTGGTGAACATAAACAACTTATCAAAAAATTCAGTTCGGCCTCTATTGCAAAACTCAAGAGCCAAAGCGAAGATCGTGTGGCTGCCCGTCTTGGAGTCATGATTTCTAACCTCAACCTTAGAAAAACCAAAAAAGGAAAAACTTTTGCTTCCTTTAACGCCGAAGATCTAAGTGATGGAATTGAATGTATCTGTTGGGACTATGATAAAAATAGCGAAGCTTTACAGGAGAATGCGACCATCCTCATTGATGCTGAATTTGCACGTGAACCTCGAACTCAGCTCATCGTTCGCAACGCTATGCCTATCCACCAATCTGTATCTGCTTATACTGAACAAACATTAATCATCATTCAGGAAGAAAACCTTCTACCCGAAAACGAAGAGAAGTTCAAAGCTTTGTGCACGGAAAACATTAATATCGTCAATGATTATGAGCAGCGCCTACTCGCTCAAACTGCCTTGAATATGGTCCACAAAAACCAAAGTGATTTACTTCCGAAATTTGAAAAATATCTCACTGATTGCTTTTCTCAGAACTCCAATCGCCTACAACTAGAGCAATTGATTACCACGGCTGATTTCGCATGCTTCAATCAAAACACGCTACTTCAGCCCGATCAAAAACGAAAACTATTACACTTTTTAAAAGATATTCGTTCAACCCATAAGCTCTATATCCGCGTATTAACTAAGGACGACAAAGAAATTTGGCTAGAGCCCTCTAATGCAAAAAACTTTTTGCCTACATGGGATTTCATAAACGATGTAAATGATATTTTAGGCATGGGCTCCATCAAAATCAAAGCCAGTCCATATCAAGGTGAAATCAGGAAACAATACCGCCCTGCGAGCTCTAAATGA
- a CDS encoding PDZ domain-containing protein yields the protein MDNKNAFALGIVSLAPYETIQSNFYHSIRFPLQARPKILFVEANSPEEKAGLKVGDIINSINGDLMFSGTDTLNKLLSLKINEQIKMDIIRGGKIFKTTYTPDRAKQYNTLPKRMVFQHDIPLLANQYGGPVCFINGTFAGISLDYATPSGNYAIKPKDCATIAKSLIKKWTQDRASK from the coding sequence ATGGACAACAAAAATGCCTTTGCACTTGGCATTGTTTCTTTAGCTCCCTACGAAACTATACAAAGTAACTTTTATCACAGCATTCGATTTCCTTTACAAGCACGTCCAAAGATCCTCTTCGTAGAAGCGAACTCACCCGAAGAAAAAGCAGGATTAAAAGTGGGCGATATAATAAATTCCATCAATGGCGACCTCATGTTTTCAGGAACAGATACCTTGAATAAACTTTTATCCCTCAAAATTAACGAGCAAATAAAAATGGACATCATCCGTGGAGGGAAAATATTTAAAACTACCTACACTCCTGATAGAGCTAAGCAATACAACACCTTACCAAAGCGAATGGTCTTTCAGCATGACATCCCTTTACTCGCTAATCAGTACGGCGGCCCGGTCTGCTTTATAAATGGAACATTTGCGGGGATTTCCCTAGATTATGCAACTCCTTCTGGAAATTACGCTATTAAACCTAAGGACTGTGCGACAATCGCAAAATCTCTGATAAAAAAATGGACCCAAGACCGTGCAAGTAAATGA